A genomic window from Periweissella cryptocerci includes:
- a CDS encoding CamS family sex pheromone protein, producing the protein MKHIKKIGIAASMLLIALILAACGNIDNTTSVENGANEQDSVQTTGQTSKDDYAGVIKNGHYLVSKARGLTAARNSNNFNITSFEAGLLDISKGYYKPADYIFQEGQYLSMDRVQSWLARQTKDNKNGLNPVDNGKKNNKRNPIYIQSIEEQDFMQKNGKKLSLKGMTIGIAMNPIDYYQKQQYGATFEQKIDHDAMVKYGQEAAAKIVQRIRKLKKIPSNMPIAIAMYEQAPNDSLVGGEYYAVTQTTGDKITKWDKMNIANKVFPLIGSATGYASNDNKNFQNFQSQVQHFFPTIAGLTAQAQYVNKKLAGEHITITTQFYSQTEIISFTNFLAQVAPKFTPSGVPVDITVNSATDIQAYLSRGADDRDFSSHVFGSY; encoded by the coding sequence ATGAAACACATTAAGAAAATCGGAATTGCTGCAAGCATGTTGCTAATCGCGCTTATTTTAGCGGCTTGTGGAAACATTGATAACACAACGAGTGTTGAAAATGGGGCCAACGAACAGGATTCAGTGCAAACTACTGGCCAAACATCGAAGGATGATTACGCCGGTGTGATTAAGAATGGTCACTACCTTGTTAGTAAGGCGCGTGGTTTAACCGCCGCACGGAATAGTAATAATTTCAATATCACGAGTTTTGAAGCCGGTTTATTGGATATTTCAAAGGGCTATTACAAGCCAGCTGATTATATTTTCCAAGAAGGCCAATATTTGTCAATGGATCGCGTGCAAAGCTGGTTGGCACGGCAAACTAAAGACAACAAGAATGGTTTAAACCCGGTTGATAATGGTAAGAAAAATAACAAACGTAACCCAATCTACATCCAATCAATTGAAGAACAAGACTTTATGCAAAAAAATGGTAAAAAGTTGAGTTTGAAGGGGATGACAATTGGGATTGCGATGAATCCAATTGACTATTACCAAAAGCAACAATACGGTGCGACCTTTGAACAAAAAATTGATCATGACGCCATGGTCAAGTATGGCCAAGAAGCTGCCGCTAAGATTGTGCAACGGATTAGAAAGTTGAAAAAAATTCCAAGTAATATGCCAATTGCAATTGCGATGTATGAACAAGCCCCCAACGATAGTTTAGTGGGTGGTGAGTATTACGCTGTTACGCAAACAACTGGTGATAAAATTACTAAATGGGATAAAATGAATATTGCCAACAAGGTATTTCCATTGATTGGCAGTGCGACTGGTTATGCAAGTAATGATAATAAGAATTTTCAAAACTTCCAGTCACAAGTTCAACACTTCTTCCCAACAATTGCCGGTTTAACCGCGCAAGCGCAATATGTTAATAAGAAGTTAGCGGGCGAACATATCACGATTACGACCCAATTCTACAGCCAAACCGAGATTATTAGTTTCACTAATTTCTTAGCGCAGGTGGCACCGAAGTTTACCCCAAGCGGTGTGCCGGTCGATATTACGGTTAATTCAGCAACTGATATTCAAGCATACTTGAGTCGAGGTGCGGATGATCGTGACTTCAGTAGTCATGTGTTTGGTAGTTATTAG